GGGGCGAGAGCGGCAGTCTGGCCCTGCCCCTGAACGGATTCTTTTCTCAATTGTGAACTTTTTCCTCCATGCCCGATTTTTCTTTGCATTCTACAGGAACTTGTGATATGCTACACTTGCTATTTTATCGGATACCTATTAAAATAGTAAATTTGTTGATTACTCTGTCCCGCGCAAGCGGGATTGGAAAGGATGTTTTCATAAAATGGGTCTTTTCAGGAAAGTCTTCGGCACCTACAGCGACCGCGAGCTGAAGCAGATCTATCCCATTGTGGATAAAATCGAGGCCATGGCAGACGAATACCGCGGCCTGACCGACGCACAGCTCAGCGCAAAAACCGCGCAGTTCAAAGAGCGCCTCCAGAATGGGGAAACGCTGGACGATATTCTGCCCGAGGCCTTTGCCACTGTCCGCGAGGCCGCCGACCGCGTACTGGGGCTGCGGCCCTACCGGGTACAGCTGGTGGGCGGTATCGTTTTGCACCAGGGCCGCATCGCCGAGATGAAGACCGGTGAAGGCAAGACTCTGGTGGCCACACTGCCAGCTTATCTGAACGCCCTGTCCGGAAACGGCGTCCATATCGTCACCGTCAACGACTACCTGGCCAAGCGCGACAGCGAGTGGATGGGGAAAGTCCACCGCTTCTTGGGGCTCAAGGTGGGCCTCATCATCCATGGTCTGGACAACAAGCAGCGCAAAGCCGCCTACGACGCCGACATCACCTATGGCACCAACAACGAGATGGGCTTCGACTACCTCCGGGACAACATGGCCATCTATGCCCAGGAGCAGGTCCAGCGCGGCCACTCCTTTGCCATCGTGGACGAGGTGGACTCCATCCTCATCGATGAAGCCCGCACCCCGCTGATCATCTCCGGCATGGGCGACAAGTCCACCCAGCTCTACGACATGGCGGAGATGTTTGTGGCCCGGCTGAAAAAGCAGGTGGTCACCGAGGTGGACAACAAGGAGGAGGAAGCCTCCGACATCGACGCCGACTACATCGTGGATGAAAAGGCCCGCACCGCCATGCTCACCGCCCGGGGCATCTCCAAGGCGGAGGAGTTTTTCCATGTGGACAACCTCTCCGACCCGGAGAATTCCACCCTGGCCCACCACGTCAACCAGGCCATCAAGGCCCATGGCGTGATGAAGAAGGACATCGACTATGTGGTGAAGGACGGCGAGGTCATCATCGTCGATGAGTTCACCGGCCGTCTGATGTTCGGCCGCCGCTACTCCGAGGGACTGCACCAGGCCATCGAGGCCAAGGAGCACGTCACCGTGGCACGGGAGAGCAAGACCCTGGCCACCATCACCTTCCAGAACTACTTCCGCCTCTACCGCAAGCTCTCCGGTATGACCGGTACGGCCCTCACGGAGCAGGAGGAGTTCGCCACCATCTACAACTTAGACATCATCGAGGTGCCCACCAACCGTCCCAACGCCCGCGTGGACAATGAGGATGTGGTCTATAAGACCGAAAACGGCAAATACCGGGCGGTCATCAGCCAGATCAAGGAATGCCACGCCAAGGGCCAGCCCGTTCTGGTGGGCACCGTGTCCATTGAGAAAAACGAAAATCTCTCCAAGATGCTGGTCAAAGAGGGCATCCCCCACAATCTGCTCAACGCCAAAAACCATGAGAAGGAAGCGGAGATCGTGGCCCAGGCCGGCAAGTTCGGCGCCGTCACCGTGGCCACCAACATGGCCGGCCGCGGCACCGACATCATGCTGGGCGGCAACGCCGAGTACCTTTCCAAGGCGGACCTGCGCAAGGCCGGCTTCAGCGACGAGGTAATTGCCGATGCCACCGGCTACGCCGAGACCGACAACGAAGAGATTCTGGAGGCCCGCAAGCTCTATTCCGAGCGCATGGCCGCCCACAAGCAGGAGATCGACGCGGAGGCGGACCAGGTCCGGGCCGCGGGCGGACTCTTCATCATCGGCACGGAGCGCCACGACTCCCGCCGCATCGACAACCAGCTCCGCGGCCGCGCCGGCCGCCAGGGCGACCCCGGTGAGACCCGGTTCTATATCTCCCTGGAGGACGACCTGATGCGCCTGTTCGGCGGTGAGCGCATCCAGGCCATGATGGAGAAGGTGGACCTGGACGAGGATACCCCCATTGAGAGCAAGATGCTCACCCGCGCCATTGAAAACGCCCAGACCACCGTGGAGTCCCGCAACTTCCAGTCCCGTAAGTCGGTGCTGGAGTACGACGATGTCATGAACAAGCAGCGTGAGATCATATACTCTCAGCGTCAGAAGGTCCTGGACGGCATGGACATCCAACCCATCATCCAGGGCATGGTCTCCACCGCCATTGAAAATCACGTCAACCACGCCTTCGGCGAGCAGTCCGCCCTGGACATCGCCGGCTACCGGGAGATGCTCCGCGGCCTGGAGGGCACCTACTTCCCCAAGTACGCCGTGAAGCTGGGCGAGGAGGACATCGCCGACAAGACCGCCCAGGACTTCATCGAGCTCTTCCAGTCGGAGGCCGCCCGCTACTACGAGCAAAAGGAGCAGGAGATCACCTCTCCCATCATGCGGGAGCTGGAGCGCGTGGTCATGCTCCGTGTGGTGGATGAGTACTGGATGGAGCACATCGACGCCATGGACGACCTGAAGCAGGGCATCCGCCTGCGGGCTTACGGCAACGTGGACCCGGTCATCGCCTACAAGCAGGAGTCCCTCAGCATGTTCGAGGAGATGATCGCCGCCATTCAGGAGGAGACGGTGCGGCGCCTCTACTCCGTGCGCCTCAAGAGCAACGAGGAGGTCAAGCGTGAGCGCGTGGCCAAGGGCATGGTGGAAAATGTGGGCGGCGACGGCACCGCGCCCAAGAAGCAGCCCCGCAAGGTCCAGAAGATTGGACGCAACGATCCCTGCCCCTGCGGCAGCGGCAAGAAGTACAAGAACTGCTGCGGCCGGTGATCCTGGGCGCAGACTTCGATCAGGAGGCGCCTATGACCTTTACCAATCGCACGGTGGGGCAGCTCACCTATCTCACCTCTCCCCTGTTGGACCGCTGCGGCGGAATCGCCCACGGCTTTTCCACCCGCCTGGGCGGCGTCAGCGTTCCGCCCTGGGACAGCCTGAACTTAGGGGTGGGCCGGGGCGACGACATGGGCCATGTGCTGGAAAATTACCGCCGGTTCTGCGGCACCATCGGCGTGGACGCCGGACGCACGGTCCTCTCCCGCCAGGTCCACGAGGACCATGTGCTGATCGCCTCGGAGGAGGACGCGGGCAAGGGGCTGTTCCGGGAGCGGGACTACCTCACCGACGCCATCATCACCAATGTGCCGGGCCTTGCACTGGCGGTCTTCTCCGCCGATTGCGGCACCGCCCTCCTCTATGACCCCGTCACAAGATGCGTGGGCGCCGTCCACGCCGGATGGCGGGGCGTGGCCAACGGAATCCTCCGCAAAACCGCTTTGGAGCTGGGCCGCGTCTACGGCGCAAAGCCGGAGAATCTGCGCGCCGCCTTCGGCCCCTCCATCGGCCAGTGTTGCTTTGAAACCGACGACGACGTCCCCCAGGCCATGCGCTCTGCCTTTGGCATGGAGGCCGAGTCCTTTTTCCAGCGCCGGGGCCCAAAGTGGCATGTGGACCTGAAGGGACTCAACGCCAGGTGGCTTCTGGACCTGGGCGTGCCCTCCGGCCAGGTGGACATCTGCGATCTGTGCACCGCGTGCCGGACAGACCTCTTCTGGTCTTACCGCAAGGTTGGAAACGTCCGGGGCGCTCAGGCGGCCATGATCGCGCTGAATTGACAAGCCGGGCGGCAGGGAGTCTTTTCTCCTGCCGCCCTTTCTTTGGAGGAATATCATGAGACGAATCCGTCTGAGCGCCGTCGCTCTGGCAGTGGTTCTTTTGCTCAGCGGCTGCTGGAGCGAAGGAGAGGTGCTGCCCGGCGACACCACTGTCATTGACTCCAGCGAGGAACCTCCGGAGACGGAGGAACCCGCGGCCCTGCCGGAGCAGTTCGCGCTGCCCTATCTTCCGGATCAGACACTGGATCCCATCACATGCGCCGACGGAATCCAGCAGACGGTGGGTTCTTTGCTGTACGAGGGGCTTTTTCGCCTGGACGAGACCTTCTCGCCCCAGAAATCCCTCTGCGACGAGTTCAGCTACAATGCCGAAAAGCTGACCTTTACCTTTACCCTGCGTACCGGGGTGACCTTCAGCGACGGCTCCGAGCTCACCGGCGCGGATGTGGCCGCCCAGCTGAACCGCGCCCGCACCTCGGCCCGCTACGCCGCCCGCTTTGACGATGTCGCCTCCATCACGGGCAGCGGCAGCGTGGTGACGGTGGTGCTCTCCTCCGCCAACACCTCCCTGCCCTCGTTGTTGGACATCCCCATCGTCAAGCATGGCACGGAAGAGAACACAGTACCCTTGGGCACCGGGCCCTACCACTATATGACCGATGAAAACGGCCCCTATCTCCGGGCGAATCCCGCCTGGTGGGGTGGTAAATCCGCTCCGGTGGAGCGGATTGAACTGGTGGAGTCCCCGGACATGGACACCACGCTCTATCAGTTCACCTCCCACGAGATTCAGCTCATTACCGCCGATCTCACCGGCTCCAAGACCATCAGCACCACGGGCAGCATCACTTTCAGCAGCGCCGACACCACTATCTTTCAGTATGTGGGGCTGAATACCGCCCATACCCTGCTCTCCAACGCGGCTGTGCGCCGGGCGCTGGGCCTTGGAATCAACCGCTCCACGGCGGTCAGCGCCTTTTTGTCCGGCCACGGCACACCGGCCCAGTTCCCCATCTCCCCGGTTTCCAGCCTCTATCCTACCAACTTAGAACGCTCCTACTCCTATGAGGACTTTGAGTCGGCCCTGAATACGGCCGGATTGAACAGCGGAAACCACCACACGCTGACCATGCTGGTCAACGGGGAGAATCCCTTTAAGGTGTCGGTGGCCAGGTATATCGCCACCTCACTGTCCGTCCACGATCTGACCGTGGAGGTGGAAGCGCTGCCCTGGGAGGAGTTTACCGCGGCCCTCTCGGCCGGACAGTTCGATCTCTACTATGGGGAGGTCCGCCTCAGCCCGGACTGGGACCTCTCCTCCCTGATAGGGACAGGCGGCACACTGAACTACGGCCGCTACAGCGACATTACGACAGACCAGATGCTGAGCGCCTACGGCGCGGCTGCCGACCGCCAGAGCGCCATGGAGGCCCTCTGCCGCCACCTCCAATATCAGGCCCCGATCCTGCCGGTGTGCTTCAAAACCACCTCCGTCCTGACGCAGGCCGATGTGGTGGAGGGCCTCTCGCCCACCGCCTCCGATCCCTTCTACGGCCTGGAGGAGTGGACCATCCACCTGGCTCAATAGCCGCTTGCCGGGTCAAGAGAGCGCAAAAGAGACAGGGGGACTCCCCTGTCTCTTTTTCTCAATCAATACCGGCGCACAACCGCCGTGACCTTGCCCAAAATCCGGGCATATGTCCCGTCAATGGGCTGATAGGCCTCATTTTCCGGCAGCAGCCAGGTCTGTCCGTTCTTCCGGCTCAGCCGCTTGACCGTGGCCTCATCCTCCAGGAGCGCCACCACGATCTCCCCATTGGCGGCGTCCGGCTGCTGGCGTACCACCACCAGATCCCCGTCTAATATGCCGGCATTGATCATGGATTCACCCCGCACCCGCAGGGCAAAGCACGCATCGCCCCGGCCGCCGGTGTCAAAGGTTAAATAATCCTCAATGCACTGCTCCGCCAAAATCGGGCTGCCGGCCGCCACATTGCCCACAATGGGAATCTGGTTTTCCGGTTCCTCCCGGAGGCGCATGGCTGCCTCCAGGGCCGGGGGCTCCTCTTTCTTTTTCGGAGGGGCGACCAGCGTCAGGGCCCGTCCCTTGCCCGCGCTTTTTTGCAGGACTCCTAATTCCTCCAGATGCTTCAGATGAAAGTGGACCGTGGAGGGTGACTTTAAACCAACGGCGTCGCCAATCTCCCGCACGGAGGGTGGATAGCCCTGGTCCTGAACAAAGGTTTCTATAAAATCGTAAATCTTCTGCTGCATCTTAGAAAGCACCGGCATCCGACTACCTCCCGTATCTTTTTTTTCAGTGTACCACAGCCGCGCCAAAAAAGCAAACATTTGTTTCATGTGAGGCAAGAAACTTTTCAGCCTGTTCCCAAAAATCTGAAAAAAACTGCTTTTCCCACTTGAAAATCAAGGTTTTCTATGGTAACATTTAAGTCTGTGATATGTCTGCGTTCGCGCATGGATTAAAATTTTTGGAGGGTTATCCATTATGACTTTGGCAATTACGATTCTTCAATTGCTCTGCGGCCTGGCCATTACTCTGATTGTCCTGTTCCAGTCCGGTAAGAGTGCCGGCCTGTCCGGCAGCATCGGCGGTGTGGCCGATTCCTTCATGGCAAAAAACCAGGCAAAGACCATGGACGCCAAACTGGCCCGCGCCACCAAGTGGGTGGGCGCCGTCTTTATCGTGCTGACCCTGGTGCTGAATATTCTCCAGTAAGTCTTGCTGCCGCGGTCTTTTCGGCCGTCCGCCTGCTCTTGGCAGGCGGACGGCGTTTTCTTTTTCAGAAAGCGGACCGGAGGGCATTTTGCCCCCCGGTCCGCTTTTCCATTGCGCTATGATTACCTGGCCGAAGATTCGCCTATCCGTTTCTTTCGCCAGCGGCCCGCCCTCTCTCCGTGCCATCGCCCATGGGCCCCAATACAAGCCTGGGCGTGAGCCGAACCGCGGCCTCAAGCCGCGCCTCTTCCACACCGCACCGGAGCATATGCTCCAAGGCGGACAGGAACTCCTTGGCAGGCCGACCCCCATCTGCCTGTCCCCGGTCGGTTGCAAGGAAGACGCTTCCACAGGGAAGGGCGTCCAGATGTGCCGCCAACTGTTCCACGGAAACGGAGCCATCCACTGCGTTATACCAGTTTTTTTCGATCAGCACGCCCAGCTGGGCCATTTCTATCTGTGTTTCAATGGGCACAGTCGTGCGGCGCCACTCCGGATGGGTCAGCACCATCCGCACGCCCATGGCAATCCCCTCCCGGCACAGCCGGGCCGACTCCTCCGCGGACAGATGGCCTGTCGCCAGGCAGGCGTCATATGACCTGACCGTCTCCAGAATCGCATATACTTCCGGCCGGATCTTACCAGTCTCCTCCAAAATGGTGATGCCGGGACGGGTGAAAAAGTCACCGGGCATGTTTCCAAACCGCAGGCAATTCTCCGCGTCCCGGGTGGGCATCCAGACCACGGCGGCTCCCATTGCAAGGGCGCTCTGCGCAGCGTAGGGGTTTAAGCCCCCAACCGGCCAATTCAGCGCCACGCCGCCGAATGCTGTCACCTGTTTCCCGCTGTGCCGGTTTACTATCTCTGCCCGGGCCGCCGTGGGTTCATAGTGGCTTTTGATCAATACGCCCGCCATACCAATCTCTTCCGCCTCTTCAATCAACGCAAAATCATCCAGAGCCCGGGGGAAATGGGAGGGGCTGGTATGCACGTGGAGATCGTATGCGCCCCGGACCAGCCGGCGCGCCGCCTCCGCGTATCTGCTGTCCGGCGCGCCGGTTAGGGCCGCTATTTGGAGCATACTCATCTTAAGGGATCACTTCATATAGGCGTCATAGAACCTGACCAGCGCATCGCCGAATTTCAAAAATTCCGGATGGTCGTCAAACATCCAGTCGTTATGGGTGCCATCCACGGTGTAAAGCACCCTTCCCTCACCCGCCGCCTTGTAAATGCATTCGCTCTCATAGTAGGAATAGGCCGCATCCCTCACGCTTCCCGCGATAAACAATCCTCTGGGCGCCACCTTTTTTACATACTCCTCCGCGTCCAGCCGCAGCGTCTGGTCAAAGAAATGCCAGCTGTGGGCAGGCGGATAGTTTTTGCCGCCCTCTCCATAGCATTTTTCCAAAACATCTGTCAATTCCCTTGTGATGCTCAGCGTATCTTCAAAGTAGCCCGAACGCGCACCGCTGTCCTCAGCAGGGGTGGAGAAGTTGTAGATGTTTGTCATCTCCCCTGTTCCGGTCAAAGCCCGTTTGACACGCTCTTCCTCCGCCTTTTTCAGCCGCTCCTCCATCTCTGTGCGGGACAGGGACACCCGCAGCATACGCTCACCGTTATAGTATCCGTTTCCACAGGCCACACTTTTGATCTGCGGGATGTCCGCCGCCACGCGGATGCAGATGGGGGCCGCCATGCCCCATCCGAACAGGCTGATGTTGTTCCCGTCAATCTCCGGCTGCTGCCGGGCAAAGACGTACGACGCAACGATGTCCTCATATTCCCCACAATAGGTCGTATAGCCAGGCTTTCCCTCGCTGGGGCCCCAACCCCGATAGTCAAACCCCAGGCAGGCGTAGCCGCTCTTCGTCAGAAGCCGTGCGATCAGCGCCGGATACAGTGCGTTGAGTCCAGTGATACCGGAGCAGGGGATCACGCAGGGGAGCTTTTCCCCCTCCTCAATTGAATCCGGCAGGTAAATCGTACCCAAAACTTTTTCTCCCATGGAATAAAACGCTACTTCTCTTGTTTTCATTTTTGCTGCTTCCTTTCTATTTTAATTATATATGTTACCTATTTTATCATTTTTGGGGATTTTGATATAAATTAGATATGATTTTTAACCAATTTAGTTGATGGATTTCCCATCACGTCCAGCGGCTCACTGTGCACAGGAGAGATTCAAGTACTTCTGTTCCAAATACCGCAGGTAGACACCGGGGTCGAATGTCCCGCCCCACGCCGATTCCAGCAGCTGCTCCGGTTCATATCTGGCCCCGTGGCGCCAGATCTTCTCCTCAAGCCAGCCGTTGACAGGAACCAGGTCCCCCTCCCGCAGGCAGCGGTCCACATCGATCTCCCGCTTCATCGCCTGCATCAGCTGCGCTCCGTAGGCATTGCCCAGGGCGTAGGAAGGGAAGTATCCAATCGAACCATAGGCCCAGTGGCAGTCCTGCAAAACTCCCTCTCGGTCTGAGCGGACCTCAACCCCAAGGTACTCCCTGTAGAGGTCGTTCCAAGCCTGCGGCAGCTCCTTTACCCGCAGCTCGCCGCTGAAGATCCGTTTTTCTATCTCATGGCGGATCATAATATGGAGCGGGTAGGTCAGTTCGTCCGCCTCCATGCGGATGGGCGTTTTCCGCACGCAGTTGACGGAGCGGTAAATCTGTTCCTCGTCCATTCCCCCAAGCTGCTGCGGAAAATACTCCTGCAAAACAGGGGCGAGGAAAGTCAGAAACGGGCGGCTGTGGCCCACCAGGTTCTCGTAAAACCGGGATTGGCTCTCGTGAACAGCCATGGAGGCAAAGGCGCCAAGGCAGGTGAAGGCGTCTTCATCCGCTGTGTGCAGCTCGTAGAGGGCGTGGCCGCCCTCGTGCATCACCATGAACAGGCCCGGTGCAAATTGGTTTTTCTGGTATCTGGTCGTGATCCGCACATCATACTTTGTCAAGCCCGTGGTCCCGGGATGCGCCGATTCAGACAATGCGCAGTGGTTCCGGTCAATTCCCATCAAGTCCATGATCCGGTGGGACAGCAGCCTCTGCGCCTCCAGCGGATACTCCGCCTCCGGGCCCTCCGGCTCCGCTGCGGATATCCGCTTTAAAAGCGGCACCAGTCCGGTGCGCAGCACATCGAAAAAGCGGTCGCAGCGCTCCACGGTCAGTCCGGCCTCATACCGGTCCAGCCAGACGTCCAGCGGGGGCCGATCCGGCGCAGCCCAGGCGGAAATGCGGCGGCAGGCAGCAAATACCTGTTCCAGAAAGGGTTCCAGCATGGAGAAGTCATCGGCTTCCTTGGCATGGGCCCAGATCTCAAAGGAGACCGCCAGCAGCTTTTGAAACGACAGATATTCCTCCTCCGGAACCGCGTCGCGCCAGCGCCGCTCCCGGTCCATGAGCTGGACCATCCGCCGCTCCCGCCGCGGGAGTTCCTCCGCCCTGGGGGTCAGATAGGCCAAAAGCTCCCTGCACTCCCCTGAACACAGAATGCGCGCGCTGGCCTGTTCCATCACTGCAAGGGTCTGGCCCCGGCTGGCCGCCGATTTACCCGGCGCCGCTGTGGAGGCGTCATGATAAAGCAGGCCGCGGACATTGCGATAGGCCTGCAATTCCCGCTGAATGCGATACAGCCGCTCCACCGCCTGAGTCATTGTCATTGGCGTTCCCTCCCGTTTTCACTCTACGCTCCAGTTGACGCCCAGCCCCATGGGCTCCGTTTCCCCGGGCACCCCGGGCCAGAAGGCCTTCTCCTTTTCAAATCCGGGAACCTTGCTCCATACCGTGCGGCACTCATGAATGACCATCTCCAGATTCCGCAGATCGGAAATCCGCTGGTCGGGCTTTCCCCGGACCGCAAGAATGTCCCCGGCCAGCCCCGCTTTCAGCGCCCCGGTCTCACCCTCCACCCCGCACAGCTCCGCACTGGTGGCGGTTGCCGCCCGGATGGCCTCCAGCGGGGTCAGCCCCACCTGTGTCAGCAGCTCCACCTCGTGGGTGATGGCAAACGTGCCGCCAAACCGGTCGGAGGGCAGGGTGTCCGTCCCTGTGCAGATTTTTTTCACACCGGCCTCCACCGCGTACCGGGCGCTTTCCATATGGGCCGGGTGAGCGGCCGCCAGCCGCTCTGTCACGCCCTTGCTCAAAATCTCACTGTACTCCTCAAAGGACTCCACGTCCGTGATGGTCAGCGTCGGTACATAAAACACATTGTGCTCCGCCATCATCCGGGCCGTCTCCCGGTCGATCCGGTAGGCGTGCTCCACGGAATCCACACCGCACCTTACGGCGGAGCGCACCGCCGCGTCATTGCTCAAATGGGCGGAGACGATCTTTCCATTCATATGGCTGACCTCGCACACCGCCTGTCCTTCCGCGTCCAGAATGTGCTTATTGAACATGCCCTCCCGGGCCGTTCCGCCGGCGCCGCCTGAGTAGTAAAGCTTGATTTGATCCACGCCTCTGCTCATTTCCGTGCGGGCGGCGCGCACAAACTCGTCCGGCCCGCTGCAGCATACGCCGCCTCTGGTGCGGAAGCAGTGGCCCCCGTGGGGCAGAATGGGCGAGCCGCAGGTGATCAGCCTGGGGCCCCAGACCATGCCGGCCTGTATGGCGTCCCGCAGGCAGACGTCGATGTTGTCGGACCCGCCCACCGTGCGCACCGTCGTGACGCCGGCAAAGAGGGACTCCGCCAAATGGCGGAAGTACAGCAGCGTGAGGCTGGGTGTTTCATACCCGCCGCTGTCCATGGAATAGAGATGGGTATGTACGTTAAACAGTCCCGGAAGGAGCGTGTAGCCCGGCAGGTCCATAACCTCGTCCCCGGACTGGGGCTGAAAGGGGCAGCCGGCTTCTTTACCGGCGTAGAGAATCTTTCCGTCTCTCCGCTTTCCCTCCGGCTTCTCATAGACCAGAATGCCGTCCTCCACCGCGTTTGCTCCGGTGCCGTCCACAATGCGGGCCTGTTTTAAAAAGCACTGTGCCATGTTTTCTCCGCCCTTTCTGTTTATTCTGCCGCCTATCTGCATCCGCAGGGCAGGCCATTGATTCTCCGGCAATGGTGGCAGGCCACAAAGTGGCCCGGGGTGATCTCCTCAGTCCTGGGCTCCTTGTCAAAGCATTCCTCAGTCGCATAGTTGCACCGCGCCGCAAAGCGGCACTTTTTGCCGGGATTGATGGGGGAGGAAATCTCTCCCTTCAGCAGGATCCGCTCGCTTTTTTTATGGATGCTGGCCCGGGGGATCGCGGACAGCAGCGCCTTGGTATAGGGATGGAGCTGGGTCTTGAACAGCTCTTTGGTGGGGCATCGCTCCACAATCTGTCCAAGGTACATCACCACGATATCATCTGAGATATGCTTCACCACGGAAAGGTCGTGGGTGATGAACACATACGTCAGTTCCCGCTCCGCCTGCAGGTCCTGCATCAGGTTTAATATCTGGGCCTGAATGGACACATCCAGAGCCGAGACCGGCTCATCACAGACGACGAACTGGGGGTTGAGCGCCAGAGCCCGGGCGATGCCGATGCGCTGCCTGCGCCCTCCGTCCAGCTCATGGGGATAGGCGTTGTAAAACCGTCTGGCCAGCCCCACCGTCTCCATCAGCCGCTCAACCTGGGTCAGCTGCTCTCCCGGCACGCGATAGATCTTCAGCGGCTCGCCAATGGTCTGTCCAACCGTCATCCTGGGGTTCAGGGACGAGTAAGGGTCCTGGAAAATCATCTGCATCTTCCGGCGCAGGTCATGGAGCTCCGCCGGCGCCGGACTGGTAACATCCCTGCCCTCATACAGGATCCGTCCTTCGGTCGCCGGCAGCAGATGCAGCAGCAGCCGGCCCAGCGTGGATTTGCCGCAGCCGGACTCTCCGACCACGCCCAAAGTCTTTCCCTTCTCCAGCTGGAAGCTGACGTTGTCCACCGCGTGAAGCAGTCCGCCGGGCGTTTGAAAATACTTTTTGAGGCCAACCGCCTCCAACAATATACTACCCACCGCGTCTTCCTCCTACTCTTGTCCGTCGAACAGGTGGCATCTCACCATATGCCCCGGTGCAATTTCCACATTCGCGGGCCGGATGGTCCTGCACTGCTCCATGCAGCGGCTGCATCTGGGGTGGAATTCGCATCCTTGCGGCAGATGGGCCGGATCGGGCATCAGCCCCTCAATCGGCTGGAGCCGCTCCGTCTCCTCCTCCAGACTTGGGATGGACCCAAACAGCCCCAAGGTGTAGGGATGCTTTGCGTGATCGTAGATGTCCTCCAGTGTGCCCGACTCCACAACCCGGCCGGCATAGGTGATGGCCACTCGGTCGCAGACCTCGGCCACCACGCCCAAGTCGTGGGTAATCAGGATCATGGAGGTATTGAACTTCTTTTTCAGCCCGGCCATCATCTCCAGAACCTGGGCCTGAATGGTCACGTCCAGGGCGGTGGTGGGCTCGTCGGCAATCAGCAGCTTGGGGTTGCAGGCCAGGGCAATGGCAATCACCACGCGCTGTTTCATGCCGCCGGAAAACTGGTGGGGATACTCGCTGAAGCGCTCTGCGGGGATACCGACCAGCTTGAGCATATCCACCGCGCGCCTGTTGGCCTCGGCCTTGGACACTTTGTCGTGGAGGCGTATGACCTCGGCGATCTGCTCTCCGACCACGATGACCGGATTCAGGGCGGTCATGGGGTCCTGGAAGATCATGGCAATGTCCTTGCCCCGGATCTTCCGCATCTGGTGGTTGTTCTTTTTTAGCAGGTCTTCCCCTTCAAACAGGATTTCCCCGCTGCTCACCTGGCCCGGGGGGTTGGGGATGATGCCCATCACCGCCTTGGCCGTCGTGGTCTTCCCGGCGCCGGTTTCTCCCACCAGACCCAGGGTCTGCCCCGCCCGCAAGTCCAGGGACAGCTCGTTGACGGCACAGATGACGTCCTTATCCTTCACATACCGCACGCTCAGATCGCGGATGGAAAGCATATACTCTCCGTTCATACCCTATCCCTCATTTCTTCAGTCTGGGATCCAGCGCGTCCCGCAGCCCATCGCCCAGCAGGTTCAGACCAAAAATCGTCACCATGATGGCAAGGCCGGGAAAAATCACCACGAACCAATGCTCCCGGATAAAGGGACGGGCTGCGGACAGCATTGCGCCCCACTCCGGGGACGGCGGCTGCACACCCAGGCCCACGAAGCTCAGCGAGGCCGCGCAGAGGATGGCATTGGCCACGCTCATGGTGGTGTTGACGATCAGCGGAGCCATACAGTTGGGCAGGA
This window of the Dysosmobacter acutus genome carries:
- a CDS encoding DUF6282 family protein, which gives rise to MSMLQIAALTGAPDSRYAEAARRLVRGAYDLHVHTSPSHFPRALDDFALIEEAEEIGMAGVLIKSHYEPTAARAEIVNRHSGKQVTAFGGVALNWPVGGLNPYAAQSALAMGAAVVWMPTRDAENCLRFGNMPGDFFTRPGITILEETGKIRPEVYAILETVRSYDACLATGHLSAEESARLCREGIAMGVRMVLTHPEWRRTTVPIETQIEMAQLGVLIEKNWYNAVDGSVSVEQLAAHLDALPCGSVFLATDRGQADGGRPAKEFLSALEHMLRCGVEEARLEAAVRLTPRLVLGPMGDGTERGRAAGERNG
- a CDS encoding alpha/beta hydrolase, encoding MGEKVLGTIYLPDSIEEGEKLPCVIPCSGITGLNALYPALIARLLTKSGYACLGFDYRGWGPSEGKPGYTTYCGEYEDIVASYVFARQQPEIDGNNISLFGWGMAAPICIRVAADIPQIKSVACGNGYYNGERMLRVSLSRTEMEERLKKAEEERVKRALTGTGEMTNIYNFSTPAEDSGARSGYFEDTLSITRELTDVLEKCYGEGGKNYPPAHSWHFFDQTLRLDAEEYVKKVAPRGLFIAGSVRDAAYSYYESECIYKAAGEGRVLYTVDGTHNDWMFDDHPEFLKFGDALVRFYDAYMK
- a CDS encoding carboxypeptidase M32, whose protein sequence is MTMTQAVERLYRIQRELQAYRNVRGLLYHDASTAAPGKSAASRGQTLAVMEQASARILCSGECRELLAYLTPRAEELPRRERRMVQLMDRERRWRDAVPEEEYLSFQKLLAVSFEIWAHAKEADDFSMLEPFLEQVFAACRRISAWAAPDRPPLDVWLDRYEAGLTVERCDRFFDVLRTGLVPLLKRISAAEPEGPEAEYPLEAQRLLSHRIMDLMGIDRNHCALSESAHPGTTGLTKYDVRITTRYQKNQFAPGLFMVMHEGGHALYELHTADEDAFTCLGAFASMAVHESQSRFYENLVGHSRPFLTFLAPVLQEYFPQQLGGMDEEQIYRSVNCVRKTPIRMEADELTYPLHIMIRHEIEKRIFSGELRVKELPQAWNDLYREYLGVEVRSDREGVLQDCHWAYGSIGYFPSYALGNAYGAQLMQAMKREIDVDRCLREGDLVPVNGWLEEKIWRHGARYEPEQLLESAWGGTFDPGVYLRYLEQKYLNLSCAQ
- a CDS encoding metal-dependent hydrolase family protein: MAQCFLKQARIVDGTGANAVEDGILVYEKPEGKRRDGKILYAGKEAGCPFQPQSGDEVMDLPGYTLLPGLFNVHTHLYSMDSGGYETPSLTLLYFRHLAESLFAGVTTVRTVGGSDNIDVCLRDAIQAGMVWGPRLITCGSPILPHGGHCFRTRGGVCCSGPDEFVRAARTEMSRGVDQIKLYYSGGAGGTAREGMFNKHILDAEGQAVCEVSHMNGKIVSAHLSNDAAVRSAVRCGVDSVEHAYRIDRETARMMAEHNVFYVPTLTITDVESFEEYSEILSKGVTERLAAAHPAHMESARYAVEAGVKKICTGTDTLPSDRFGGTFAITHEVELLTQVGLTPLEAIRAATATSAELCGVEGETGALKAGLAGDILAVRGKPDQRISDLRNLEMVIHECRTVWSKVPGFEKEKAFWPGVPGETEPMGLGVNWSVE
- a CDS encoding ABC transporter ATP-binding protein — encoded protein: MGSILLEAVGLKKYFQTPGGLLHAVDNVSFQLEKGKTLGVVGESGCGKSTLGRLLLHLLPATEGRILYEGRDVTSPAPAELHDLRRKMQMIFQDPYSSLNPRMTVGQTIGEPLKIYRVPGEQLTQVERLMETVGLARRFYNAYPHELDGGRRQRIGIARALALNPQFVVCDEPVSALDVSIQAQILNLMQDLQAERELTYVFITHDLSVVKHISDDIVVMYLGQIVERCPTKELFKTQLHPYTKALLSAIPRASIHKKSERILLKGEISSPINPGKKCRFAARCNYATEECFDKEPRTEEITPGHFVACHHCRRINGLPCGCR